The Dasypus novemcinctus isolate mDasNov1 chromosome 2, mDasNov1.1.hap2, whole genome shotgun sequence genome includes a region encoding these proteins:
- the LOC101426140 gene encoding double-headed protease inhibitor, submandibular gland-like encodes MKGLTAFAVLALAATTWAASPLAKGTEVDCSKYNQKGGRIACTREIKQICGTDQQTYSNECMLCMQNKEKGLQLRKLHDGTCIECTKYSPVCTMEFMPHCGSDGKVYSNKCSFCNAVMQSRGELTLANYGSC; translated from the exons ATGAAGGGCCTCACTGCTTTTGCTGTCCTTGCTCTGGCAGCGACTACATGGGCTGCCTCCCCTCTTG CAAAAGGGACAGAG GTGGACTGCTCCAAATACAACCAGAAAGGCGGAAGGATTGCATGCACAAGGGAGATTAAACAAATATGTGGCACAGATCAGCAAACTTATAGCAATGAATGCATGCTTTGTATGCAAAACAA AGAAAAAGGACTTCAACTGAGAAAACTTCATGATGGCACATGT ATTGAATGCACCAAATATTCTCCAGTATGTACCATGGAATTCATGCCTCACTGTGGATCTGATGGAAAAGTATATAGCAACAAGTGTTCGTTCTGCAATGCTGTTAT GCAGAGT